GTATTCTCTCACAGTTCGCGTGATTGCGGCGTAATTTGCATAACcctttttatatatattttgtttaacCTACCGGCAGCAGTGTTGCCGGTTTATAGGCGCCACTTTTGCATAGTATTAGTAATGGCACTTGGCCCAATCAATACACGCTAGCGACGCTGatggggatgatgatgatgatgtttcatTATGGATCTTGCAGTCACGCTACACGAGACGACGGTGCCTGCTGTAGCCACGATCGCTATTTAGGATAAAGTGTTCTTGTTCAACGGCGAGTCTAAACGAGGTTGATCGACACTGTTCTGCGTACGCGACAGCTGTATTTGAACGCGGGAATAAGCGTGGAATGAACCGTGTGAGTTGCGCAAACAAATCGCCAGCTGAGCAGCGGAGTAGAGCTGGTTGTTGTCAGCTGTTTGAGAATTTATAAGCTGACGTACTACAGTCAggagtatttttttgtatctttatACTACTTGTATCATCGTCGTGTTTAATGagcatttacaaaaaaaacttctgaaatccatttaaaaaaagcgtCTCATACAAAAATGTGCGTCATTGTCGTTGATTGTCCGCTAAAGGTAGGATGACAAAATGTTAACCGACCATCCGACAGCAAAATTTggacagcacacacaaaacaatgacTCTTAGCAAAGCAGGGCGGCTTGGATGGGACGGGGCTGCAGATAAAGTACAGAGGAGCAGGAAAATGGGTATTGTTTTTATAATTGTTTTCGCATGATGGAAAATCAGCTTAGCCTAGAGGCTTCTCTCCGTCTGTCTCGTCATTCAGATAGCCTAACAAGCAACAGTAAAAGCTTTCCTAATCATAGTAATCGATAATCGAACCATTCCAAAATGGACCTAAtttttggggggaaaaaacgatgGACGAAACCGCGCTTGAGGTTGCTCCAAGACTAAACCAGTGTGCAGTGCCTCGTTTGCAGTCCGTTACGTTTTTCTTATCTACTCCGTGCAACTCGCTCGCtaaagtgaaaacaaaagtgaACCCCTTTCGACTCGCCGCAGGGGTATGGGGGTGGGGAatagaattaaaaacaaaaaatataagaaacGTGTGGCTCACTGTTCGTATTTATTGTTCTCATTCTCTGCTCACTGTGCACAAAATGTGCGAGAGTGTGCGGGTGCGATTCCCGCAAAACACTGCTCACGAGCGCGTCGTGTCACTCACGGACTCCGAGTGGCCGAGTGTCTGCCAGTGGATgggcaataacaaaaatacgCATTAAGTTTTTGCGGGCCacctaaacaacaacaaagtgTGCTGTGCTCCGCGTCCGCGGTTCCAGGTTTACCAGTAAAGAGCTTTTTATTGCAGTGTGTGGTTCATCCACTTCCCTCccttttagtgtgtgtgtgttggtcgTAGCGGACGGAGCCCAAGTGTTGACACGATCATCCAAAGGTCGTTACGAGGTTTCGGGTTGCCGCTCGCTCCCAAACCCGGCACTAGACACCGCCGAAATACAACAGAATCCAGTGTACGGTTGCGGTGAGCAGACGTGCCACCGAGGACGTGTCGAAATACGAGCTGCAGCAAGTGATTGCGTTGGCTTCTGGAAGTGCCGGAAGTCAAAATTCTCCTATGTAACAGCGTAATGTGAATAACGGAAATACAACAGTGATGGCTTTCTCTAGCAAGTGAACCCGCGATGTGTTTGCACCCGAAAGCACCGAACTGGCAGCGCAAGAAGACGCAATATGAAGTTGACATACGTGCCGGTTGCGACCACCACGAGTAGTGGTAGtggtgagagagagaaccGGGGGGACGTGAAACGTGAATCTACCAGCCCAGTTCCGGCTGACGGCGTTCGATCGATttggcaaaaataaacaatttgctAGAAATAGTGCGGAAGAGACACGGAACGCTCGGGGGACGACGGCAAAGCAATACAAACaaacgtgcaaaaaaaaaaaaaacagcacacacacacacgagttCATCAGTACGTAGTAATGATTCGTTTCGCTCCGTCATTGCTGTAATTATCATTCAGCCGCTGAAAACTACAGCACCAGAATAGAGGTAATTTGGAGGAACGTCAGTATGTGTGCTTGAATGCGTGAAGTACCATCCGCCTCCATGGTTTGAAGAGTCGACGGCTGGGGCTTTAGGTGAATAGTTATTAAAAATGAAGCTACAGGAGACAGTGCTATTTTTTTAACAGTTTTGCTAAAGATTTATGTGCAGTGAGAGTggacatatacatatataaagGTGGTACGCGGAAAATTGCTTCTACTCCGCAATGCAACACCACgtaccatgcgcctccatgaCAAGCTCGGCATCGTTTGACACAGAGTTTAATTGACTCTTTGTACACTTCTACACACAAGCAGGTCTATTTCGCTATTCTTCTAATTTATATACCAACCCGTACCAAGCCGTCTTTCCACTGCTAGGACGTCCGTTACACAATACAAACTATATGCAAACGgtaaatcgaatcgaaatctTCACCAGGCAGTAACGAAAAAGCGAGTTTATCGAGCCCTTGTGCGTCCGTGTTTTCCGCTCATACATATTCAGTGCGCGCACgagaaaatgtgtaaaaagtgTGATTTTATATCGACCTTTCTGCCTCACTCGCTCGCTCTGTCTTTCTTTACCGGCTGGGCAAAAATTCTAACCGGAGCATTGCATCATACCGAAGTGGACGTGATActgtttaaaaacaaaaacaacctaCTGGAAGGGAAATGAGTCGGTAAACGAACCGATTCCGGCGGCAATAGAAGTGAAGCACTTGACCGGCATCCTCCCTTTGGGCAAAAGGTTCGAATTACACAAACAATGTTGTGATTGGGAATTGAAATCAGGCTCGATTTAACGGCCTTCTTTTCCCCGCCCATATTAGTGTAATCCGTATGCCCTTTTTGAGGATTAATCTTGCGACGGACAGGTTCGTTTACTGATCGCGTATTTAAGCCAGGATCAGCGCATCATCAGACAATTTTCCGCCCCAAAAGTAACTGTCTACCGAAAGGCAATAATACACAACCTCCACTCACTTTTGTCAAAAGCTATTTAGTCACACAATCAGCGCCAACAGGAACTAAACATTGACGCTGGGCGGGGGCTTGGGGGATAGAGACAGGCAGCAATTCGCGCGCGCTCACCGTACGgttgtatttgttttccacccGGTTGGCGGTTTCGCTGTTCATCGCTAAAGAGTGACGAGGCACGGGGGGCACTGATGTGCCGGAACGGGACACCGCTTGCAACGACGGAACATGGCAAAGAAACGTGAGGCGTGCAAATGTGTTCCCGCAGCAAAGCAAGATTATTATTGCCTTGCCACGGCACACCAGATCACAAGGTCACGGTCAACGGTGTACGTCTAAACTtcgcgagagcgagagaacaGGGAGCGGAGAGTAAagagttgtgtttttgttcgttcggtGCGAGTTCTCACGCTTATGCTAACACTACAGGGGAGTAGTAGTACATCCTCTGCTGGGGAGTCTTGTGAGATAACGCCTGGCGATGAACGTTCTTTTTGATGGATTTCAAACTACTGCTAAGACTCACATTCGAGCGTGAGTTACCAGCTGTGAGAAATTGTAAATAGAGCTGTGAGAATGTCCATAGTACATCATCTTCACAGGAGATTTTTTAGCAAAACatgtaaataaaactttcaaaaatggtataaagaattttttagaaaaatgatcatttgcttgcatatactaacaaacaaacaaatgtgtgGTTAAATAGAAGGAAGAACactggaaaattattttcaacgtGCAAATAGATTTGAAAAAGCttcaattaaaaacagaatttcaaattttgccCCAAGTAGCATGCATGTTCGGCgggttaaaataaattcttcaacCATTCGGTCTCGCtcgtaacaaaacaacaacaaacttgCTCGAAAACGAACTCGTCCACCACCTGTCGGCGTAACACAATCACGGCAACTGCTCGAAAGCGAACCATCGACAATAATACACAGCATGTGAGTGATCTCTCGCCAACTCATTATCGTTCATTttcacgagagagagagagagtactGCTTCGTCTGTATGTGCTCTCGCAAGGGAAAACTCATCCAGCAAATTTTCCccgtgcttgtgtgtatgGCTTGCGACTGCGGCTCTGGATTGTTCGACCGGAGTCATCCGTACACCTGGGTTGCACAGTGTGGGTCAGTCGAACAGCATGTCCACAGCGAAAAGGACAACGGCGACGACGATCAGCAGCACAACGACCACCGCCAGCACTAGGCACCGTTCCGACGGACACGGACATGACGACGAACAGGCGAAAACACCCGGATGATCATCAGTGAttacgtttgtttttcttttttcgggaGATTTCCCCCagactcacaaacacaccccgGCAGTCCCTCAATCTCAATTCTTCGTATCCTTCCTTGCCGAAAAGAAACAtccctgtgtgtttgtgtgtgcgtgcgtgactctgtatgtgtgtgtaaaagtGTAAAAATGTTTGCCCAAATCCTCTAAGCAGAAATCTTTTGCTGCAAAAGGTTTCTTACACAACACGAAACAGGCCGCAAAACACATCCAACCAATCGGTGCGAAGGAATCaaacacaaacggacatcTCCCTACTCCCCCGTCATTCGCACCGGGGGAGGAaaatgatgtaaaaaaaaccgtcggtgtgtgcgtgtgtgactATTGTTGTTGTAGGTGCAGTGTTCCAGCAGTGTCTAACATCACAGCCAAATCATCAATATCTTACAAATGTGGGTATACCAAGCACTGTAACGTCGGCTAATAACATGATTATCCTAACCATCTTCAAGCATCTTTCTTTGGCACCGAATGTTTGATTACGATATTTGGCTCCTTTCGAGTTGACTGCTTCCAGCTGTCCTTGTTCGTGCGGTGCTGTCGCGCACGTAACTACAACCTAATACGCAATACATCCAACCCTGTGGTCTTCTTAGGACACGGTGTcatgtgtgttttcgtttcgttttctagTGACCCTTGTTTGCCGTGTTGCGGAACCTTTTGCTTGCCTATTTTCCCGTCCCACCCCCTCGAAGCTGTATGCCGGAACCAGCGAAAATGGGGAAGATCAcgaaagcagcagaagcagtaAACGCACGCCCGATAGTCTAAATTTGGTACCGGATTTTTACTCATTTCCATTCGATATTTGCTAGAGCAAACGGCAGCGAATTTTGGGGAACAGTCTCCAACACAGCTGCCGCTGACTGAAccagtacaaacacacaaacacacaaagagaaaaaagaaaacaactgtAGAAAAATTAGAGGGAAAAactaagagagagagagagagagaagcagcagcagtagcaacagcagcaagagcgagagagaacggAATGCAAAAGGGCTGAAAATGAAGCCGTGAAAATCGACCGAATTTATTGTCGGAAGGATAATGAGCAGTGTGTGAgagacacctttttttttatgcgtgagtgtgtgagagcgATTGTGAGTGGCGGGAAAATGTGAGAACGCGACACCAGGCGCTTGGTGAAAATGAGTGAAAGAGAAAGTGCTTCCCATttgcgaaaggaaaacacaagATACCAGGCCAGTGTTTGGCGGTAATggggggttgggggggggggggagatatATTGCCCAGTAATAAcagggaatgtgtgtgtgtctgtgtgtcgcGAATGTAGATACaagcgtgtttgtgtatgtgtgcgtgttggtggagaaggaaaaacaaaaatcaacagatACGTGCGTCATCGAGAGAGTGTGTCTCGGTGGGGGCAAAACAGTTTTGGATCaggcctgcctgcctgcctgttcCGTCCTGTCCCAccacaaaacactcacaccGACCCTGTACGCCTGTCGGCATTCCATTCTACGCATCGACCAGGCGGAGGACGGCTGTTGGACGGCTGTTTTGCGCGCTTCCATCACCGAAGAATCAATCGGAACTACACCATTTCTCAGTGCAGTCGAAACGTCGACAACAGATAATCATCCCGCTGACTTTGGCTGCGGGACCCTTTTGTCGTAGGCATCTTCCTGTCCTAGTGTTTTCCTTGGACCGTTTGTTCAGTGTGTGTTTAAAGTTGGCAAGTGGTCTTGCACGGTTCCATCTTTTAACGTGTGTGTCCTTGAGTCGAGGACGagcgcgtgtttgtgtgcctgtgtgtgtgtgtgtgtgtgtgagtttgcgtgcgtgtgacGCACTCAGTTTCAAGTCAATGCCCCAACGTTAACACGGGAGGGGGCACGGCGCCCGAACGAGTAGTCGCGGATGCAATGGAGCACCGTTCGCACTCGATGTTGATGGTAGAGTAGCAGCCACTCGCAGGTGTGTTTGACCACGCATAATTCCAGGCGAAGGCCGTGCTAGAGCCGTGGACGCTTTATTACGGCCGCTAGAGTCCACCGACCGAAAGCAGGACTCATATTCAGCTGAATTCGGTCGACGTTCGCAGTGACCTTCAGGAGGTTTTTTCGGGAAGCGGCGCGCAGTTTAGCGTTTTAGACAAAGTTTCCTGGTTCCTTGTTTTTTACTCTCTTGCCGAGGATATTGATTTGTAAAACATCACTTCGTTTTTCGAGCATACTTATCAGCCAGTAATAtcgtacaaacacaaaacagacaacgcacagtaaatagtgagttgaagtgtgtgtgtgtgtaaggtgattttagaacaaaaaacaaggattgtgtgttcaaaaacaaaaaagacgcCATTGTAACAAGTGTAGGACCGATTACCTTTGTTAGTTGTTTCATCGATCGAACGCCCGAATTTCAATTCGTCATCCGCGGCAGCCTTCTCCGAGCCAGGCCGTTTTGTGCTGCaatatgttttccattttctcccCCCAGTGCTGGTTTGCAACGGAAGGGAAACCCATGAAGTGGACGGTGTATCCGTAGGCTCGCTTCCAACGCAACGGTACCAACCATCACAAAACGCGTGAGAAATGTATTgaattaagtaaaaaaaaaaaaccctcaaatTATGGTCCAGCCAGCGGATGGGGGACCGCCGCCACGTCTTTTTGATCGCTATCCGTCCGGGACGGGATGTTGGAGCGATAGGAGGCGCGCGGGTCATTATAATCGGCTCAATTTTCGAACGAATGGTGCCGTGGTAGGCACACCGGGTGACAATCGAATTATGGGACTTCACCTGCTGAAACACCCAAAATTCGTCCTCAGGAAGGAAGgcaaacagtgaaaaaaaaaccccccgaacTCGCATCATACAGCAAACGATAACAATTTGTGCTACTTAGAGGTCACGCTCCGGGGGGGATGATACTACTGCTGGTGTGCTCTTTTTCGGTGGTTTGAAGTACAGCAACATCTAGACGGAAGGCCGAAGACCTCACTTCCAGAAACATAATTGCGCTGAAGATGTTTTGgtagaagaagcagaaggaatACAGGTCGTAGGATATGGGAACgtgcaattaaattaaattaaggaTCTAGTTACACAGGGCAGAGATTCGTCTCCGTAGCTCCGAGAACCATATTCTGAAAAACGAACCGTTAGAATCCTGTGCCTTCTAAATTCGATCATATTAACTTAtcgattttcctttccttccttctccaaacactctttctctctctctatctctccaaCCAGACGAACGATGGATTTCACACCGCTACCCTCCGAGCTGGAGGAGTTGATCCTTTGCAGCTGTTGCCATCTGCCGTTCAACGAGACGGACGCACTGCCGAAGCTATTCTCCTGCCGGCACTACTTCTGTCTCAAGTGCGTCAACCAGGTGCTGCTGAAGGGTAACGAGCTGTACTGTGTGCACTGCTGGAAGCGTACGGAGCTGACCGGGCCAGATATGAAGCCGGATGCGTTACCGACACACAACGCCATCCTGTATTTGTCGCAGAATCTAAGCATGATCTCGAGTGGTAGCGCTACgaccaccaacaaaaaacctccGGATAAGCCGAACGGAGGTGACGGGAGTTGCAGTGCGGTGGCCACCACCTCCAGCACAACCAATGGTGGTGGGTCGTTAGCGGTGGTCGCGGGCAGCTCGGTCACGACGGCCAGTGCGACGGGCAATGGAGCTTCCGGGTCGGGAATTAGTGTGGCCGTGGGTGGTGGAAGTGGTAGTAACACTAGCAGTAGCAGTGTGGGCAGTGGTATTAGTGTGGTCGTAACTTCGGGCAGCAGTGTCGGTTCTTCGGTGGCTTCGAACGGATCCACCGGAATGCCCACGAACGGGGCAGGTGTGATCGGTAGTGCGGTTGTGGTTGGTAGTGGTATCGGTGGTATCGGTGTTGGTGCGGGCAGTGGTAGCGTTGGTACAAGTAGTGCGGGTATAGTGAGTGCCATCGGTTCCGGCAAGTATCGTAGCAAGGGTGAGAACTGTCTTACACACGCCATGCCAAATGCGCTATGGTGTTTGAAGTGTAGTACCGCCGTCTGTCGAGCCTGTGCTAGCGGCGACGATCATCGACAGCATCCGGTGAAGACACACGCGGAAGCACGCGATCAGATACGAACGGACATTGCGTCCGACCTGCTGCTGATGCAGAAATCGCTCGCCGAACTGCAGCATTTTGTGTTTAAGCAGCGCGACTTTCTGCTCAAGATCCTCGAGGCGTGCACCGCACTCAAGACGCAGGTGGAGACGGAGCTGATCAACCATCTGCCAACGTTCGAGGTGGCAGAAATAAGAAGCAACCTTACCAAGGCGAAACTGTTCCTTGGCATGCTGGACCAGCAATCGCCAGCCGAAGCGTACAAGCTGTACGCGAACCTGCACATGGAGAAGCAACGTTTGCAGTCCAAGTATCAGGAGATGTTTCTGCAGTGCAAGCTGGACGATCTGATCCACCATTACGGTGTGCTGTTTGATTTCGATCTCATCAAGCAAGCGCTCTCCAACCTCAACACCATCGATCCCATCTCGTTCGGCAATGGGACGGTGGCTGGGTCGGCCACGATCAACGGACATCATAACTCGATTCTACTGCTTGCCAACTATTGCATCTCGCAGTTGTATTCGCGCCACATCCTTACCACCAAACATCATCCCtcgcagcaacatcagcagcagcagcagcagcagcagcagcagcaacagcatcagcaacaacatcaccaacagcagcaacaaccactTCCTTCACAGCTTGGTCCACTGGATGGTATTGCCCTCGCTGGCCATCATTACGTCCATCAGCAGTCCCCGAATCACGTTACCATGAACCATCTGCATCACCAAGTCGCCCAGCAgcttcatcaccatcaacagcagcaacatcagctgACCGGTACCGGTACGTACGCAAGCCAACTGCACGACATGGCTTCCGCAATACTGATCGCACCACCGCAAGACCGAATGGCACCCGGCAGCGGACGGACAACCGGTGACGGTGGTGGTTCCAGCTCGGCCCGCACCTCCGGATCCGGTTCGGGTTATCTGAGCGAGATCCTAAACGGGGCCGGTAGTTCGTCCGCCCTGCATCAGCATCACGccctgcagcagcaacattccTCGCAGCTCGCCTCGCCCGGCGGGCTCATCTCGTCATCGTCCTGCTCAAGCGTCGTGTCGCTCGTGCCCGCACCTTCCTCGTCCGCCGGATCGTCCTCGGTGGTGGTCGGTGCGGGTAAGGGGCAATCGTCGAGTTCGGCGGCGGCTGccgctgcagctgctgctgccgttgctgccACCCTGCTCTGCAATCCGTCCGTGCACGTGTACCCGATCTACTTCTTCAGCATCGAGATCAACGGTCAACCGTTCGGACGCATTCTGATCGAGGTGCGGAACGATGTGGCACCGAAGATGGCGAAGAACTTTGGCGCTCTGTGCACG
This genomic window from Anopheles maculipalpis chromosome 2RL, idAnoMacuDA_375_x, whole genome shotgun sequence contains:
- the LOC126557070 gene encoding uncharacterized protein LOC126557070; the protein is MDFTPLPSELEELILCSCCHLPFNETDALPKLFSCRHYFCLKCVNQVLLKGNELYCVHCWKRTELTGPDMKPDALPTHNAILYLSQNLSMISSGSATTTNKKPPDKPNGGDGSCSAVATTSSTTNGGGSLAVVAGSSVTTASATGNGASGSGISVAVGGGSGSNTSSSSVGSGISVVVTSGSSVGSSVASNGSTGMPTNGAGVIGSAVVVGSGIGGIGVGAGSGSVGTSSAGIVSAIGSGKYRSKGENCLTHAMPNALWCLKCSTAVCRACASGDDHRQHPVKTHAEARDQIRTDIASDLLLMQKSLAELQHFVFKQRDFLLKILEACTALKTQVETELINHLPTFEVAEIRSNLTKAKLFLGMLDQQSPAEAYKLYANLHMEKQRLQSKYQEMFLQCKLDDLIHHYGVLFDFDLIKQALSNLNTIDPISFGNGTVAGSATINGHHNSILLLANYCISQLYSRHILTTKHHPSQQHQQQQQQQQQQQQHQQQHHQQQQQPLPSQLGPLDGIALAGHHYVHQQSPNHVTMNHLHHQVAQQLHHHQQQQHQLTGTGTYASQLHDMASAILIAPPQDRMAPGSGRTTGDGGGSSSARTSGSGSGYLSEILNGAGSSSALHQHHALQQQHSSQLASPGGLISSSSCSSVVSLVPAPSSSAGSSSVVVGAGKGQSSSSAAAAAAAAAAVAATLLCNPSVHVYPIYFFSIEINGQPFGRILIEVRNDVAPKMAKNFGALCTGELGFGYKGCSIFQCWENESIITGDFELNNGRGGRSVFEEGFFMPDDTKILAIRGSVGMRRSQKRHDNMGLVGSQFRIILREMRGFTGIFAFVVEGLELVEKISQAGDSAGKPQSTVLIANCGKWQ